A single genomic interval of Hippoglossus stenolepis isolate QCI-W04-F060 chromosome 24, HSTE1.2, whole genome shotgun sequence harbors:
- the LOC118103417 gene encoding transmembrane protein 237B isoform X2 — translation MRPRELPPLPQRGQRSLPPMTSQDTAGEAAAPRQKKKRVRKETNGVDDVDDQGLEMGGLDSRRTSEVGEQLSLEPTNGAPPPRRRKKKKTATIVSDVEDDQADLVNGDAADQYTDGEEVVRKTKRKKKLKVVESQLPDELDVEEDDIITDTPPPISQHSLFSAPQGQSQPVGKVFVERNKRFQASERSDWRKTSDQMDNMTDFQHIQPLWTTRDVSIRVHKGYRRFGLYCHGFLAGCTVWNVVVVYMLAGQHLTALSNLLEQYHSLAYPCQSLLYMLLAINTVAAFDRVNLAKGSMALREFITLDPVALASFLDFSALVLCLSQQMTSDRINLYPSFNTTLWPPGSEHDILHPWVTINLVVALFVGLAWILIASQPETDYTEGYLMAMELEPPKPEDKSEMIA, via the exons ATGCGGCCCAGGGAGCTTCCGCCTCTTCCACAG cgaGGACAGCGGTCGCTCCCCCCGATGACGAG TCAAGACACTGCTG GGGAAGCGGCAGCACcgagacaaaagaagaagagggtgagGAAGGAGACGAATGGAGTTGATGATGTGGACG ATCAGGGGCTGGAGATGGGAGGCCTGGACAGTAGGAGGACATCTGAGGTGGGAGAGCAGCTTTCCCTGGAACCCACAAATGGAGCGCCTCccccgaggaggaggaagaaaaagaaaactgccaCTATCG TTTCAGATGTTGAAGACGACCAGGCCGACCTGGTGAACGGAGATGCAGCTGATCAGTACACAGACGGAGAAGAAGTGGTCAGAAAGACCAAAAGGAAAAA GAAGTTAAAAGTCGTTGAGTCGCAGCTTCCCGATGAGTTGGACGTAGAAgaggatgacatcatcaccgACACCCCCCCTCCTATCTCCCAGCATTCTCTGTTCTCGGCCCCACAGGGTCAGAGCCAGCCGGTCGGGAAGGTGTTTGTCGAGAGGAACA AGCGTTTCCAGGCGTCGGAGCGCTCCGACTGGAGGAAGACCAGCGACCAGATGGATAACATGACGGACTTCCAGCACATTCAGCCGCTCTGGACGACCAGAGACGTTTCTATCAGAGTGCACAAAGGCTACAG GAGGTTCGGCCTATACTGTCACGGCTTCCTGGCGGGCTGCACCGTGTGGAACGTTGTGGTGGTGTACATGTTGGCCGGGCAGCACCTCACCGCTCTGTCCAACCTGCTGGAGCAGTACCACAGCCTGGCGTACCCCTGCCAGTCTCTGCTCTACATGCTGCTGGCCATCAACACTGTGGCCGCCTTCGACAG aGTCAATCTGGCCAAAGGCTCCATGGCTCTGCGAGAGTTCATCACCCTGGATCCCGTCGCTCTCGCCTCATTCT TGGATTTCTCGGCGTTGGTCCTGTGCTTGAGCCAGCAGATGACCAGTGATCGAATCAACCTGTACCCGTCCTTCAACACAACGTTATG gCCACCAGGGTCCGAGCACGATATCCTCCACCCATGGGTGACAATCAACCTGGTGGTGGCGCTGTTTGTCGGCCTGGCCTGGATCTTAATAGCGTCCCAACCTGAGACCGACTACACTGAGG GTTATCTCATGGCCATGGAGCTGGAGCCGCCCAAACCGGAGGACAAATCCGAAATGATCGCCTGA
- the LOC118103417 gene encoding transmembrane protein 237A isoform X1 produces MYEHRFSRGFNSQDVTCGFTPLLLDSQGEMARKTMRGQRSLPPMTSQDTAGEAAAPRQKKKRVRKETNGVDDVDDQGLEMGGLDSRRTSEVGEQLSLEPTNGAPPPRRRKKKKTATIVSDVEDDQADLVNGDAADQYTDGEEVVRKTKRKKKLKVVESQLPDELDVEEDDIITDTPPPISQHSLFSAPQGQSQPVGKVFVERNKRFQASERSDWRKTSDQMDNMTDFQHIQPLWTTRDVSIRVHKGYRRFGLYCHGFLAGCTVWNVVVVYMLAGQHLTALSNLLEQYHSLAYPCQSLLYMLLAINTVAAFDRVNLAKGSMALREFITLDPVALASFLDFSALVLCLSQQMTSDRINLYPSFNTTLWPPGSEHDILHPWVTINLVVALFVGLAWILIASQPETDYTEGYLMAMELEPPKPEDKSEMIA; encoded by the exons ATGTATGAACACAGATTTAGCCGAGGATTTAACAGCCAGGATGTCACTTGTGGCTTCACTCCGCTCTTACTCGATTCTCAGGGGGAAATGGCCAGAAAGACAATG cgaGGACAGCGGTCGCTCCCCCCGATGACGAG TCAAGACACTGCTG GGGAAGCGGCAGCACcgagacaaaagaagaagagggtgagGAAGGAGACGAATGGAGTTGATGATGTGGACG ATCAGGGGCTGGAGATGGGAGGCCTGGACAGTAGGAGGACATCTGAGGTGGGAGAGCAGCTTTCCCTGGAACCCACAAATGGAGCGCCTCccccgaggaggaggaagaaaaagaaaactgccaCTATCG TTTCAGATGTTGAAGACGACCAGGCCGACCTGGTGAACGGAGATGCAGCTGATCAGTACACAGACGGAGAAGAAGTGGTCAGAAAGACCAAAAGGAAAAA GAAGTTAAAAGTCGTTGAGTCGCAGCTTCCCGATGAGTTGGACGTAGAAgaggatgacatcatcaccgACACCCCCCCTCCTATCTCCCAGCATTCTCTGTTCTCGGCCCCACAGGGTCAGAGCCAGCCGGTCGGGAAGGTGTTTGTCGAGAGGAACA AGCGTTTCCAGGCGTCGGAGCGCTCCGACTGGAGGAAGACCAGCGACCAGATGGATAACATGACGGACTTCCAGCACATTCAGCCGCTCTGGACGACCAGAGACGTTTCTATCAGAGTGCACAAAGGCTACAG GAGGTTCGGCCTATACTGTCACGGCTTCCTGGCGGGCTGCACCGTGTGGAACGTTGTGGTGGTGTACATGTTGGCCGGGCAGCACCTCACCGCTCTGTCCAACCTGCTGGAGCAGTACCACAGCCTGGCGTACCCCTGCCAGTCTCTGCTCTACATGCTGCTGGCCATCAACACTGTGGCCGCCTTCGACAG aGTCAATCTGGCCAAAGGCTCCATGGCTCTGCGAGAGTTCATCACCCTGGATCCCGTCGCTCTCGCCTCATTCT TGGATTTCTCGGCGTTGGTCCTGTGCTTGAGCCAGCAGATGACCAGTGATCGAATCAACCTGTACCCGTCCTTCAACACAACGTTATG gCCACCAGGGTCCGAGCACGATATCCTCCACCCATGGGTGACAATCAACCTGGTGGTGGCGCTGTTTGTCGGCCTGGCCTGGATCTTAATAGCGTCCCAACCTGAGACCGACTACACTGAGG GTTATCTCATGGCCATGGAGCTGGAGCCGCCCAAACCGGAGGACAAATCCGAAATGATCGCCTGA